In Vitis vinifera cultivar Pinot Noir 40024 chromosome 11, ASM3070453v1, a genomic segment contains:
- the LOC100250133 gene encoding uncharacterized protein LOC100250133, with product MVVIEPAIESEETNLNPKQASSSTTTPPATSAESAKDASDGFETASEGEPETDDEESDGGAGDEQQQQQVSSCEDALNDDQLKEKALAQANDAKMEGNKLFGAGQYQEALSQYELALQVAPEMPSSVEIRSICHANQAICFLKLEKIEDAIKECTKALELNPTYMKALTRRAEAHEKLEHFEEALADTKKILELDPSNSQARRAIPRLEQLAKEKQEKLKEEMIGKLKDMGNSLLGRFGMSVDNFKAVKDPETGQYSISFQR from the exons ATGGTGGTGATTGAACCGGCGATAGAGAGTGAAGAAACCAATCTCAATCCAAAGCAAGCGTCTTCATCCACAACGACACCACCAGCAACATCGGCAGAGTCTGCTAAGGATGCTTCTGATGGATTCGAAACCGCTAGCGAAGGGGAACCGGAAACTGACGATGAAGAAAGCGACGGCGGCGCTGGTGATGAACAACAACAGCAGCAAGTCTCTTCCTGCGAGGATGCCTTGAACGACGATCAGTTGAAAGAG AAAGCCTTAGCACAAGCAAATGATGCAAAAATGGAAGGCAACAAACTTTTTGGAGCTGGGCAGTATCAGGAGGCATTATCACAATATGAACTTGCTTTACAAGTTGCACCAGAGATGCCATCATCTGTTGAAATACGTTCGATATGCCATGCAAACCAagctatttgttttttaaaattg GAAAAAATTGAGGATGCAATCAAGGAATGTACAAAAGCATTGGAGCTAAATCCTACATACATGAAAGCTCTGACCAGAAGGGCAGAGGCTCATGAAAAGCTTGAACACTTTGAAGAGGCTCTTGCAG ATACAAAAAAGATTCTAGAATTGGATCCTTCAAATTCCCAAGCTAGGAGAGCCATTCCCCGCCTGGAGCAACtggccaaagagaagcaagaaaAGTTGAAGGAAGAGATGATTG GGAAGCTTAAAGACATGGGCAACTCTTTGTTGGGGCGTTTTGGGATGAGCGTTGACAACTTCAAAGCTGTTAAAGATCCGGAGACTGGGCAATATTCCATTTCATTCCAGCGCTAG
- the LOC104880715 gene encoding uncharacterized protein LOC104880715 — MEEEAEIQENHDLPEFSWEERSLHLLQNSRLDKDFAKLKCPRKGGKKHRVRCMSKPMAIPEVILELQEPIVRESALRCLSTFLLEKRTEDPENYYRTGHLLFHSCCTMAILLQELLSFFRMIGDQNPSVRSSKRLANVLTLFQCIAANRETRLRFIDTCVPNLLQPVILFQTPLEVFENVRAVALSVIAILCQAGDPTIIQWAVKSDMVEICCTSIAMGNELTKVVGMHILEAIMQDESGLCYICSPMSDHLLQKMMTTWEHLVNLLAVDDDFSPRLLFHSIRCYFLACCDVRGLSLVKEKLPKTISNGFFLDIVGDFPLMGDLLQELLLTVDKIYDFLPDNLDDVYDHIR; from the exons ATGGAGGAAGAAGCAGAAATTCAAGAAAATCACGATCTGCCAGAGTTCTCATGGGAAGAAAGATCTCTCCATCTCCTTCAAAACTCAAGGCTCGACAAAG ACTTCGCCAAGCTCAAATGCCCAAGAAAGGGAGGCAAGAAGCACAGAGTGAGATGTATGAGTAAACCAATGGCAATCCCGGAAGTGATTCTCGAGCTTCAGGAACCAATAGTACGAGAATCGGCTCTCAGATGTCTCAGTACTTTCCTTCTCGAG AAAAGGACAGAAGATCCAGAAAATTACTATAGGACCGGCCACTTGCTATTCCATTCCTGCTGTACAATGGCAATCCTGTTACAG GAGTTGTTGTCATTTTTCAGAATGATAGGGGATCAAAATCCTAGTGTAAGATCATCCAAGCGTCTAGCAAATGTTCTCACCCTTTTCCAG TGCATTGCAGCTAACAGAGAAACAAGACTGCGATTTATTGACA CCTGTGTGCCCAACTTGTTGCAACCTGTGATACTCTTTCAAACCCCACTGGAGGTATTTGAGAATGTTCGAGCTGTTGCCTTGTCTGTGATTGCCATTCTATGCCAG GCTGGAGATCCCACGATCATCCAATGGGCTGTCAAAAGTGATATGGTGGAAATTTGTTGTACTAGCATAGCCATGGGAAATGAGCTCACCAAAGTG GTTGGAATGCACATTCTTGAAGCTATAATGCAAGACGAATCGGGCTTATGCTATATTTGTAGTCCAATGAGTGATCATTTGCTACAGAAAATGATGACAACATGGGAGCATCTG gTCAATCTCTTGGCTGTGGATGACGACTTCTCTCCTAGGCTTCTTTTTCACAGTATCAGATGCTATTTTCTTGCCTGTTGTGATGTGAG GGGACTTAGCCTTGTGAAAGAGAAATTACCTAAAACCATCTCAAATGGTTTTTTTCTTGATATCGTCGGA GATTTTCCATTGATGGGAGATTTGCTTCAAGAGCTGCTCCTGACAGTTGATAAAATCTACGACTTCTTACCCGATAATCTTGACGATGTTTATGACCATATAAGATAA
- the LOC100251994 gene encoding LOW QUALITY PROTEIN: cinnamoyl-CoA reductase-like SNL6 (The sequence of the model RefSeq protein was modified relative to this genomic sequence to represent the inferred CDS: substituted 1 base at 1 genomic stop codon) gives MDNQKPSVCVLDASTYVGFWILKGLLSRGYTVHAAIQKNGKLSXHAGLFAGETEIVKKIREMKKVEERLLVFTVDVLDYHSIIVALKGCCALFCCLDDSDGYGYDDDTTVDLEVRGAINVVEACAQTHGMQKIVFNSSLTAAVWRENICSEEEVDERSWSDQAYCRKLKLWYALAKTLTEQAAWALAMDRMLNMVSINAGIVVGPSVAQHNPCSTMSYLKEAAQMYENGVLAFVDVSFLAEVHIRAFENQSTCGRYFCFNKIVNTEEEAVKLVRSLSPLIFLPPKYECQGNEVQSERLRNKKLNKLVEGFAYE, from the exons ATGGATAACCAGAAACCTTCAGTTTGCGTTCTTGATGCTTCAACTTATGTGGGATTTTGGATTCTTAAAGGACTGCTGAGCAGAGGTTATACAGTTCATGCAGCTATCCAGAAAAATGGCAAGTTGTCTTAACATGCTGGTTTAT TTGCAGGAGAGACAGAGATAGTGAAGAAAATCAGGGAGATGAAGAAGGTGGAAGAGAGATTGCTGGTGTTTACAGTGGATGTTCTGGACTACCACAGCATTATTGTGGCTTTGAAGGGCTGCTGTGCTTTGTTCTGTTGTTTAGATGATTCAGATGGGTATGGGTATGATGAT GATACAACGGTGGATTTGGAGGTGAGAGGAGCAATTAATGTGGTGGAGGCATGTGCACAAACACATGGCATGCAGAAAATTGTGTTCAATTCTTCTTTAACTGCTGCCGTGTGGAGAGAGAATATTTGTTCAGAGGAGGAGGTGGACGAGAGATCTTGGAGTGATCAAGCATACTGCAGAAAGTTAAAG TTGTGGTACGCCCTCGCAAAGACGCTAACCGAGCAGGCTGCGTGGGCTCTAGCCATGGATCGTATGCTCAACATGGTCTCTATTAATGCTGGTATAGTTGTTGGACCAAGCGTGGCTCAACACAACCCTTGTTCAACAATGTCCTATCTTAAAG AAGCGGCTCAGATGTATGAAAATGGAGTGTTAGCATTTGTCGACGTGAGCTTTCTAGCAGAGGTGCATATAAGAGCCTTTGAGAATCAGTCCACATGTGGGCGATACTTCTGCTTCAATAAGATTGTGAATACTGAGGAAGAAGCTGTCAAACTTGTACGAAGCTTGAGCCCTTTGATCTTCTTACCACCAAA gTATGAGTGCCAAGGGAACGAGGTGCAGAGTGAGAGGTTGAGGAACAAGAAATTAAACAAGCTGGTTGAGGGCTTTGCGTATGAGTAA